One segment of Manihot esculenta cultivar AM560-2 chromosome 4, M.esculenta_v8, whole genome shotgun sequence DNA contains the following:
- the LOC110614016 gene encoding MATH domain and coiled-coil domain-containing protein At3g58270 gives MGDATPFKFTWRINNFSTLTQKVYSEVFYAGGCQWCLSVYPKGNKVDYLSIYLEVADSTSLAQGWSRDAKFSLAVINQINNSLTVRRGGDAQNVFKAFYTNWGYTSFIPLSKIKNSAEGYLVGDTLILEVEILVRSVNHYSKPEPKKEEAKDETKPSEPVAAPPTSQVPSSEKEVVDTKAKVDTKPLNQTKEGIQAAATPTSDKEVIKSSPPPSVTVETKIPPKDPPSEPVKSSQDVHATSKGLLTELASRTRTMSSETSMSNQASKPDVQQQKEALKGFLNMPLEAIQLANAYGNIEGIILTLIQHSKDLNEKTILQGLLSCLAEFKESAPMVITTAETAQARRTSLSGKTDELDAKLAQTHEELSSKDAEFLRLSTEEEKLEAQIQLLIKQKEDVVAHKKSVLVELEKSNKEVSKDLEEWKKLESEIKQANVNWVGAQEKLALANVRWKLYKEDLGLGKLNIS, from the exons ATGGGGGATGCAACTCCATTTAAATTCACATGGAGAATTAACAATTTCTCCACGTTGACTCAAAAAGTTTATTCTGAGGTTTTCTATGCTGGCGGTTGTCAATG GTGTTTGAGTGTTTACCCCAAAGGAAATAAAGTGGATTATTTGTCAATATACTTGGAAGTCGCTGACTCAACAAGTTTGGCGCAAGGATGGAGCAGAGATGCAAAATTTAGCCTTGCagttattaatcaaatcaataacAGTCTGACTGTTAGAAGAGGAGGAG ATGCACAAAATGTATTCAAAGCATTTTATACAAATTGGGGTTACACATCTTTTATTCCTCTTAGCAAGATAAAAAATTCTGCTGAAGGTTATCTTGTGGGCGACACCCTTATACTTGAAGTTGAGATTCTTGTTCGTAGTGTCAACCATTACTCAAAGCCTGAACCTAAAAAGGAAGAGGCTAAGGATGAAACTAAACCATCTGAGCCAGTGGCTGCACCACCAACAAGCCAGGTTCCTTCATCTGAAAAAGAAGTAGTTGACACTAAAGCAAAAGTAGACACTAAACCACTGAACCAGACCAAAGAAGGCATTCAAGCTGCTGCTACTCCCACCAGCGATAAGGAAGTCATCAAATCATCACCTCCTCCTTCAGTGACTGTTGAGACAAAGATTCCTCCAAAG GATCCTCCCTCTGAGCCTGTAAAATCTTCCCAAGATGTGCATGCAACATCTAAAGGTCTCTTGACAGAACTTGCAAGCAGGACTAGAACTATGAGCAGCGAAACCTCCATGTCAAATCAAGCATCTAAACCTGATGTTCAGCAACAAAAAGAAGCATTAAAAGGGTTCCTTAATATGCCATTAGAGGCTATACAACTTGCTAATGCCTATGGCAATATTGAGGGAATTATCCTTacactcattcaacatagtaaGGATTTGAATGAGAAGACAATTTTGCAAGGTCTTCTTTCTTGCTTAGCAGAATTTAAAGAGAGTGCTCCTATGGTTATAACCACTGCAGAAACTGCTCAAGCTCGTCGAACATCTCTGTCAGGGAAAACTGATGAACTTGATGCAAAATTGGCACAGACACATGAGGAGCTAAGTTCCAAAGATGCTGAATTCTTAAGACTTTCaacagaagaagaaaaattagaGGCTCAAATTCAACTCTTAATTAAACAGAAGGAGGATGTTGTTGCTCATAAGAAGtctgttttggttgagttggagAAAAGCAATAAAGAAGTTTCCAAAGATTTAGAAGAATGGAAAAAACTAGAAAGTGAAATCAAGCAAGCTAATGTGAATTGGGTTGGAGCTCAAGAGAAACTTGCATTAGCTAATGTTCGCTGGAAACTCTACAAGGAGGATTTGGGTCTTGGAAAGCTTAACATTTCGTAG